The Salvia miltiorrhiza cultivar Shanhuang (shh) chromosome 2, IMPLAD_Smil_shh, whole genome shotgun sequence DNA window tcagagatgtcacatctcatgtccatcaaagagagccgtttccacacagacaaggaacctcaaagattgaagcctcagcccaaattcgaattactctccaacggaagaaatcttgaggacgatttacgccaacggatctattcaagagttctcctacaaatagcgctcgaggatcacttcaatcttcaccgattcaacgacataagctgaagctctgccgaaatagctactcagcctaaagcttaaaccgcccaaagcttgaatcgaagaagagaattccaaagccaaaatcagtcactgctgattacatacattctcttagaccctaggcatatattctgtgtacccagaagccaaaggtcaaacttgcttcaaagaactcgttctttgtaagtatagttggcactcgtttaaacctctcccccataagagtgtttgagtgactcggagtttcagaaggtgttctgaactctgatagggaagtctgagcacgaggtgtgcttagcaaggaaatcctgcgcgagctgtgtaggtgctgaaatcctgcgcgaggtgtgtaggtagggaaaccctacgcgaggtgtgtaggtgctgaagagagagtttatcttcagttcacggtttgcagtgcaccagggaagcacttgcggagtggattgttggtctgatcaaccagccgtggatgtaggaaagagtttttccgaaccacgtaaaagtctctgtgttatttacagctttcagttttactttcataaccgtgttatttcaattgataaaactgaatgctgactaactgaaaagagaaaccttaatccaactatctgctccaccgaggctattcgaaactaagtttaatttccgctgcgtatgatatcgatctgactcactatcctctgatagtaaggaagagagatatcatcttcatctttgcaaacacgactgaagcccctacgtggatcagttaagttccagtgacttaactgataactctttactgaagagctttcagtatcagtcgtcaaccctgttggtcaacacttatttcggttaaacaggtgtcttgtttgcgtgtaaagtttcgtttctatctctgactgagatccctctgattgaggtttgtagatagtcacaaaaatagcctataggtgtattccccccccatacacctattcgagaccccccggacctaacaagaTGCCTGCACCTCACAAAGCCCTGGTCACGGCATGGAGACTGCTACGAGATCGTCTGCCAACCTGCGATAATCTAAGGAAGATGAAGATCACTTTGGAAGAAGAGAAGCTTCAATGCTCATTCTGTCACGAACACAGTGAGTCCTCAAATCACCTGTTTGCCATTTGTTCCAGAACGCAAGAGATGTGGAATGCCATACAGAAGTGGCTAGGGGTCTTCACAGCTCGCCCTCGCTCGGTTACTGCGCACTGGATGATGTTCTGTTGTTTCGGCAATGAAAAGAAGATTAGGAGGTTACTTAAGATGGTGTGGGTTGGTAGTTGCTGGATTCTGTGGAAGAAGAGAAACGACAAAAGGTTTGAAGGAAAGAAATGGACGGTTGAAGATGTGATCTTAGAGATTAAAGCTAGGACTTGGTGTTGGTATAAAACATTTGGTATTTTTGATAAGGAGATGAATTTTTCTGTTTGGAGCTCCGAGGACTTGATCTCGAGAGTGATGTAATTTTCGGTACTGCTGGTACCTTGATTTGATTAATAAATTgcttgaacaaaaaaaaaacactataCACTacgtgctcgtttggttcaagtagaggaatggaaagggaatggaatcaaataaaggagtggaatggtaacaataaccattacttttattgagtgtttggtttaacaatggaaatgaatcattagtaagggattccctttcttttgtttcccctctattttgaggggtaacaaattgggtgattgggttaccctcaagtaagggtaatgattatctcattatccaaaccaaacaacaagtaatggattcaattacttgattccctttccaacctctaaaaacacccaaccaaacgtgggctaaatcctaaacactaaaaacctaaacactaaaaacctaaacactaaaccctaaaccctataccctaaaataaaatattataaaacatgtgtatataaaaaagaagaatgcgtaatcaagaacaataaaatgcatgtattattacatgaaaatgcataaaacattaaccacaaataattatttttgcaaatacattttttttttaaaaaaccctaaacactaaaccctaaatactaaaacactaaactataaacatcattaaaccctaaacactaaaaccaaaaccctaaaataaatactaaacactaaaacactacacactaaaacctaaaaactaaacccaaaatactaaaatactaaaccctaaacactaaaaccaaaaccctaaaataaatactaaacactaaaacctatataCACTTAAACACAAcacactaaaacctaaaaactaaaccctaaacactaaaacactaaaatctaaaaatcattaaaccctaaatactaaaacccaaaccctaaaatatatactaaacactaaaacctatacactaaaacactacacactaaaccctaaaaactaaaccctaaacactaaaaacctaaacactaaaaacctaaacactaaaaacctaaacactaaaccctaaaccttataccctaaaataaaatattataaaacatgTGTATATAAAAAACAAGAATGCATAATCAAGAAcaataaaatgcatatattattacatgaaaatgcataaaacataactacaaataagtttttttttgggggggcgGGGGGGgggtcagcaatcagaaaatcagtttttgaaaaaaaaattagggggggtcaacaatcagaaaatcagtttttgaaaagaaaaaaaaattggagggggGGGAGGTGGGGCAggggggtggcgaaaataccagatttattaaaatgaaatgcattttttgtataatttaatgcatttttatgtggaaactttatgcattcttgtttgattttatatgcatgtgaaacatgcctatttttggggagTTGTAATGGGGATggttgggggtggtgtgggtgggttggggggtggtatggggtggggtggtgaaaataccaaaactgtaaaaataaagtgcatttttctgttcaaagttatgtatttaatgtgaaaactttatgcatctaaaatatatctattttgtgaaaatctaaaaatatatatatattttttaatttttaattccgaaaattatattccaattttacccctctccagattttgccttggaatgccttgccacgtgtcaccatcttgatgcgccacatgtcataaatgtgtggtcaagaattGGTCCTACGATACTaccataagcttggatactataTGATcctattcctatatatatatatatatatatatatatatatagggtcaagttaaacaaagaatgaccctatgtatagagaatagagaatacATCATAACCGCCTATTTAGAGGAATTGAACGGTTATGATTAAGTTGAAAACTCcattttatttactaattaatcatattttatatattttttattgaatagAAGGGTAAATATATGTACATTAACAAAATGAATTTACACTCCACAACTACCCAATTACCATCATTTACGGGGAATACATTTGGGAAAATTTGTTTCTCTCTCAACCATCCTACCGCCTTCCCCCTCCCTTGTGCAGTCACCTTGCCGCTTTCTTCATCCCTCTTCGCCGTCAGTAGCAGTGATGAGCAGCAACGCCCGCCACCTCCTCGCTAACGCAGTTCAACACAGTAGGCTGGACCAAGGCTTCGGTCGCCGGGATCTGCTTGTCGACGCACGCGATCGCCGCTAACTTCACGTAACGGGCCCGTCAAAGCACACGGCTGTCGCCGTTCTTGGTCCGATCGCGCATCCCCGCGCTTGCTGCCCATCTCGCCGATCAAGGCGAGGATCTAGGTTCGCGATTTTCCCTGTTCGGCGGCTAACAACAAAGGTAGGGTTTTTGATCTCTTTcacaattttgagaatttttttgAACAAATCTAGTGCGTCGTTTTTaattttctcattaattgaaagttcaaaaCCAAAAGCATATGACTTTACTTTGGTTTCGATTGCAGATTCGATTTTAGAAGGTTTGTAAGAATCAATGTTGCTTCGTTAAGTTCTTTCAAGTTTGCTGGGAAAAAAAAGGCTTCCCCAATATCTGTGTTTGTAAAACTTTGAATTGTTGCTCTGCCGCACGTTCAAAATATTTCTTAGATTGTTAAATTTATTCTCTATATTTGTTCAAAATGTTTATTGTGAAATTATTATTTGAGAAGCatcttattttgtttttctgtAATACGTGCAAAATATTTCTTTGGTTGTTCAATTTAATCTCCATATTTGTAATGATTTTGGTGTTGGGCTTATCCATCTTTTATGCATTTTATAGGATTGATGTTGTTGCTACCACGTACTTAAATTGCAAGCTTGCGGTTGGAAGTGCAGCTGAAAACAAGTAGGAGTAGTTTTATAGTCGACTCCATTTAACTCGGACATCATCGGCATTTTGCAATGATGGGACACAAAATATTGCAAACTGCAGGAAATGTTCGTTTACAAAAATATGTTCTGTTCATTTATAAATTGTATTATGTTCATTTACAAATTGTACATTCATGAATAATACACTTTTTTCAGTGtaccatttttattatttatactttGTGAGTAAAAATTGTGTCatgttaattaaaaaattatgttttgtttattgaaAAATTGAATTGTGATTCTTCGTTAGATATTATATTCCTGAAtaatattactaatatttgattaagaattgtaaaaatatttaacataaaatgtTTTGAAgcgtaaaaaaattatgaacatctaaataaaatattcaaatttttcttgttgacataaaatatttaacataaaacattTCGAACGGGCATAAAAAAACTACGaacatctaaaataaaatattcgattttttttttatgacataCAATTTGCAACATAGAACTTTTCGAACAAGCTaaataaaattacgaacatctaaacAAAAATGTTGTATAGATAAAGAGAGAGATGGtgttatttagaatttattggtGGCAACACCTAGTTCTGAAAATTGACTATAGGCAATTGCGGTTTTAACGAGAGATATGGTgtgatttagagagagagagatagagagattccataaataaataaatcaaattatgTGATGATGACAAAAGAAATGGCTGCATAACAGATTTTACGTGAAGATTGGGATATTTAATATCTTACCAAATATAAATGGATCAATAGAATCTTCAATGTATTAATTATCGATTTTCATGAATATGTATATTACTAGTTTGACCTTATCGATTAAAAATATGGcaataaatctgaaaataaTATCACCGTTAGATTGGTAAATTTTAATGATCAAGattaattcttctttctctacaTATTtgtcattctctgtttaaccattctatatatatatatatataatcctaTAGGGACTGTACATTCGATTTGGATCGAACTGATCCGGACTGAACTGAGAAAATCGAGAATCAACGACAGATATTTTGGTGGATCTACTCGGACACAAGTTGTAGTGTggactgaactgaaactgactATCGGTTTTGGTCCAGTTCGGTTCAAAACCAACCAGAATGTTCAACTTTgcaaaatgttttttttttttcatttttaaatcaattttagcCAATTTAAGAACAATAATTCATTATACTACTAATCAATAcattaaaatcataaaattcaATATACTACTCATTATAAAATTCAATTAGCAATTAGGGTTTGAATTGACCCCCATAacaaaattctaaatataaatataaataaaaaaatatattaattatatttattcagtTCCGTCCAATTTTCGGCGGGTCTCGGCCACCACTACTATaaaaatgcacatacataacgcttcatacataacggtttttttaaaaaaccgttatgtatgagcgcatttttggAAAAGATAACGATTTTCATAAAAAAcagttatctatgtactgttgtccatggaaatagataacggtttaagttaatccgTTATGTttatgcgttatctattagtttcatacataacggtattacaaaaccgttaagccgaccgttatctatgagcatctttttataacggttgttttaaccgttatatatgagcgccTCAAGACTgttatgtattgtttttaactttaataatattataaaaaattaaaatcctaatttcCTAATACAAACTAGCCAACCCACAGTCTCCTTCTCTAAAGTTTCTTCTCTAAAATTTTAGGAAGTATCCCTCTCTCTCGCCACTCTATCTTGATTCTGGTTCACAGCCGCCATGaatcgccgcctccctctggcGCGACGAGGTCAGCGcctgttcttcttcctcctcctctcctTTCCTTTTGTGCCCTATTTCTTCCCCAATAACAAAATCCCCAATTTCTAGGGTTTTCAGCCTCCCTTTCATCTCTGAATTTCGCCCCTCCGGTGAGTCCCGCCATTGTCGCCGCCTCGCACAGTTGCTCCCTGCCTCAGGTAAcaccttttctctctctctctctctctctcaagatctatttctctctccctttctctgcTCTCCCTCTCGATCTCCATCTCTCATGTTCTCCGCGGCCTCTGCGAGCCGCGGCGGCACATGCAGAGCGGACGGTCATCGCCGCCTGtgctctcctctctctccctctatctTGCTCCGCCATCCCCTCATTCTCTTTAATTTCGGATTTGGTTttcactaattttatttttaatttttagtttttactattttttatcgttaaatgttgttgtttctgtcattgtttttttattaaattttttgtcattgtTTAAGTTGTAGAATCAGATTGGCGGTGGAAAGCCCAAAATGAGATGGTTAGGAACTCAATTTTGTTGCTCTCTCAATTCTTCcaattcccagccctaatttTATGAACTATTGAAGTGAAGCACCTGCTGACATTAATAAACCTGTATCTGCACCTGCTGGAATCATTGATTCTTTGGGAGTTTTGATAGAGAAATTTGGAACAAGAGCTTGAAATATGAAGGttggttttatttaattaatttgttttaattaGTTTCTTGTGGTGAATGTTGTTACATATCTGGGAAATTAAAGATAGTTAAGGACGATGGTGGATGGGTTTCTCCTCTATCATTATGCTTTCTCTTGGAGATGTTCATCGTTGCTCAGTAGTTACACTTATTTTGGCTACATTTGGACCCCTCATTTCTTGATTTAAGTAGAATTATTGTTTAATATGATGGTTCAACATGTAATATTAGGTTTGCCATATAGAGCCCAGCGTTGTTAGTTTAATCTTGAAGTTTTTCAATGTTCACATTTCTCTTAATTGCCACTTTGTCCCCCAGGTTGGTCTCATTACTTCAATATCaatatgtttcttgttttgaCCTAGTTAGACAGCATATTGACTCTATGGAGTTGCCTGCGGGATTGTGATCTTGGGTTTGGCTCTTTTAAGCATACTGGAGAAGATACAATATGTTTGCCATTATGAGAATTGTGGGAAGGTAATATGCTCTACTGAATTATAGCATGGCTATGTTTTACCATAATATGATAGTATCTTTATTCGATCATGAAATCACCTGAAATTCATATTATTTGTTTAAAGAGAAGTGGAACATAATCCAGTTGTATATCTTTTCCAGGTGATTGTAGATATACAACAAGTCCAACAGATTTGCTGAAGCTGAGAATATATTGAGAAAGATTCTTCATATGATGGAATTATGAAAGGTTTATCATCTtctgttattttattattatctattcTACATGATCTTTCAACTTCATTGTAGCTTGGTGACATTTTGTACTTATTATCTATCTCTTCCAATTACTTTGTTGTTTTAACTGGGaatatgaacttattttttacaTGTGCATTGACATTTTCCTTATTCTGCTGGTTCAAAACTCATGGTGGTAAGAGTACATAAATTGTCTGCTGATTTGTCCTCTAGAAACACCTAGTCCCTTAAAACCTGATCGTGTTTAGCCACATAGGAATTAGAATTAGAAGTGCCTCAATTTGGTGATCCATTTTTCACTCTTATCAGGCACCCCTTATTTTCCTCAAGTCTAATTGTAATTATATTTCTTATTAATAGAGTGTCACTGACATGCTATAGCTGAGCTTGATAAAGCCAAAAGTCTATCGAACGATTCAGAAAGGTTAGCATGCATGAGCATTATAACGGAACTTAATCCAAGTCTCCCTTGATGGAAGATAATGGAAAAACCTCTAACCTTTGCAATAGATAACGGTATGAACttgattttatgtttatttattctatCTTATGGTTCTTAGCTATTTTTTCCTACTAATTTGAAAACTCTATGAATATTTGTATTAGTTTAGCCACTCGTGATGGTTTGCATGGAGATCACTTTCAGTGCAATAGTAGAAACGAAATAATGAGATCGAATCTTTAATTGTGATTGAATAACATGATCCCCTTAATTAAGGAAATGATAATTACTGAGAAATTGAAATTACCATTATATCCTATTAGTGTAACCAGCGTAATTATCAGCATAAATATTGGGATCAAATCTGTCCGTTGATTGTTATAGATCCATTGGTTTAtaatggttcttaatttatatactaaatctagttcttattttatatatatatatatatatatatatatatatatatatatatatattaaagacaaatatttaaagaagtgagaaacaatctcatccattgatcaTGATCCATCAAACGGTCCAGGATTAAGAATAAATCTCGTGTCcagattttgatgaacatatcaataattgtgatgaacatgtcagtaatttttttttattaacggacgtatttgttgaaaagatgtatttgtttaaaatttgCACTCCAGGATTCGATTCTCAAACGTccccaaacgttcaataaaatgaTTGTTATGTTCATCAAAAGCTATTGAAATGTTCAACGTTCCTAACtttcagaaaaaaataatttctccatagaacctaaccatatatatatatatatatatatatatatatatatatatatataggaagaggttctaataaaaacctctgttaaaatgagaactaggaacctaatcttgaccttttaaatattagatctaatggttaggatttagtcaacaaaagaaaccgtgcatctattatattttactgtgcacttaaaaaatatgcaatttatgcaattgaaaccaacaatgcaaaatactcaagcaaatcgaaattgtgcatctatgcaattgaaactgtgcatctatgcaatcgaaattgtgcatatgtagtttaatctcagccctctattttatttaaatcaatggctttaaattggttcctagttttcatcttaagaggggtttttatattaaccctaccctatatatatacatatatatatatatatatatatatatatatagaggtgggctaaaataaaaatagcttttttgtataaaataggaacagaTCTCACCCATTAATTTTTCTAGATCGTATGGCCAGATTTCATCCTAGTTTTCAGCCTACATATACACGCATAGGATGCTAGAGGATATTGATGTCATTTTAACTTTTCACAATCAGTTACCAATATATGATtaattattagcatattattTCCATATCAAAACAAATCTTTTTTTCCTTAAATCATAACCTAAGCGTGTAATCTCTTTAAATATGCAGTGCAATTGTTTACATACTGAAAACCCAGAAAACTTGAGATTTCTTTAATCTCGTCGTTGCTTGAAGATCCATATATATAGGTCGTCTGGTACGCCGTTCTACTCAATTTACTGTTGTAGGCATTCGTGTCTATATATTTAGTATCTAGGTGGTTGTCAATATAAATTCCTTGAATATAATTGCGCTAAATATAGAACACGAATTCCTCATATTTACGATTGGTTCAGGAATTGtttaaataattcatgcatacatATTAGTAATTCATACTCACAGTTTAAACTATGCTCCCCTTATTTTACATATAGCGTTAACACAGATTCAGAATATCTATTATGATTTggctaagttttttttttctaattcattCATAATGAAGTAGTGGTTCACGCCATAAGTTTCATGAAATATGTTGCAAATATAGAACAAAGCGTAAATTAAATTGCATGAATTATGTGTTGATACATCaggaattgaaaattaaattgcatGAATTACGTTTTGATATAACATGGatcgaaaattattttaatccaATTCAGGAGCTgctaaaataattcatgcaatcaaTTTTGTGATTCATTTCTGGTGTGAATATTGTAGCCATATTAGTTCTCTATTCACATCTTAGATTATGTCCCTTGTGCATATCTAGCACGTTGAtatgttttttaattaattcatacaCAATAAATTTGTAATTCATGATTCAAAATAACTCTAATTATTTGATAAGCTTTCCCAGTGATTCATACATAACAAACTAATTAttcatatttaatataattagtAATATGATAGTAGTTATTTGATTGCATGCATATCAATTGTATCCAAATTCTAGATTGTCCTCTAGAAAAGCATGATATGTTATATTATAATAGTAACCACAAATGTATGTAGAtaatttcattatatttttaatatatcatgTTTCATTTCCATTTAACATCTGATTTTGAAAAGGGGAATAAACCAAGGAGAAATTGCAGGAAATGCGATCGTCTTGTTCTGACTCACGTAATTGCGGGAAGGTAGTTGACAAAGTGAGCGACGAGGAGTGACTACCACTACTGCGTTGTCAATTCATTATCTCATTGCTATTGAACAATTTTTCGTTTTTCACATTTCAATCTTAGACATTGGGTTTTTGGATATTTTTGAtgctttgaaaaaaaaaacttccatTGATTATGACTGTTGTTGTTAACTATTTAGTTTGAATTAAGCTCTTATACTGTGGAACCATTAGATACGTGACAGTCCTTAAATTCCTATTTAACAAGCATTGAATCATTATAAGTTAGTATTTACATCTCTTCACAacaacaaaaattaataaaaaaaataaaaactagagATCAATTCATGCCGATGAACTCAAATATTCATGCAATTGTATGTAACAAATGTACCACATGTGCCGCCAATTCATACCAATTCCTcgattattaatatatttttcacaGTCACACACAATTGAATTGTCGATATACTTTAAAAAACCCCcaataaaaaaatgaacttcACGCTGAATGAATTACTAACATATCAGTTTTTTATAACGTGCATTAATGTTTATGAATCTAAGAATTATTAGTTTGACGCTATTTGAGTATTTTAGCTTATACTTCTTATTAAATTTTGTATGTCATACATTGATATTCAGTTCATGTCCTACAATGATAATTCGGTCCACTTTAGTTAATGATCGATGCAATTGCCTCACTGCTATATCTCCAACTCAAATCTAATTCGTATAAACAAGGGAAGCAGTTTGTAATACCCCGCCCAttaatattaagtttagaataatttttgaacttagatttgagacgattcacgccggattgagaaaaagaaattattttaattccaacaaaaatgatttacaaaagcatttgtaaatttagtaattaaatttatatgctttgcatatttatttaattaaacattcaagcatttttatgagtgagctttaattttatttgggccttaagcttttaattgcttgagtttgagtattcgaataattcgagataattatttgaatgagaacggtgaactcggaagtgagatctgagtccgttacgacgtttttgaaatttttgactttttgatgatgaatagtaaaatactgctatttagtctttttgtcgactttcaaaatcttacgtgcacgtcgtcgagaaatattcttagtttttcgatacgagtccaaaaatgaaagtttttatttttgaacgacaagtgaatagtaaatcggaatttctcgataaacgtgtagatctcgtttatcagaatttcgagaacgagcttgcattttctatatttatatagaattacgagtgtaatgaaattgagtagaggttgagagggcgagtaacgaagaatgtgggtaattagtcgttaaaacgagacgaaacgggatatttaacaACTAAGTGGGATAATATCCTAAAagatctaacctaccctacccatGACCACCCCACCCAACCGCCCAGCAGCCTCATTTGTTAAATACACGGCTGTTGGCAGCCCACAACACtcattctctatctctctctcacacactcaCACTCAAACACCTACTTATCACgccaaacaccatttttagcttGGACGGTGGTTTCAAGCTCCGATTTGAGTGCCGAGACGAGCCCCGATCATTATTTCGATCATAGATTCAAGTAGGTAACAGCTtaacctacgttttgatggtttaaTTCTCAGTTTTCGTCGACGTAgaaaaaacgtcgattctcgactttttTTTCAAACGTTGTCGGATTGATGTg harbors:
- the LOC131008306 gene encoding uncharacterized protein LOC131008306; this encodes MPAPHKALVTAWRLLRDRLPTCDNLRKMKITLEEEKLQCSFCHEHSESSNHLFAICSRTQEMWNAIQKWLGVFTARPRSVTAHWMMFCCFGNEKKIRRLLKMVWVGSCWILWKKRNDKRFEGKKWTVEDVILEIKARTWCWYKTFGIFDKEMNFSVWSSEDLISRVM